In Dyadobacter sp. CECT 9275, the following proteins share a genomic window:
- the rplD gene encoding 50S ribosomal protein L4: MELSVLNIKGEDTGKKVAMSEEIFGIEPNTHAIYLDVKLYLANQRQGTHKSKERAEINHSTRKIKRQKGTGGARAGSIKSPVFVGGGRIFGPRPRTYGFKINKKVKSLARISAFSVKAKADAISVLEAFTFDAPKTKSYLNVLTSLSLVNTKTLLILPAIDSNVYLSSRNIPKAKVTTVDAVNTYDLMNADRLLISESALSILETQLNK; this comes from the coding sequence ATGGAACTGTCCGTATTAAATATAAAAGGAGAAGATACCGGCAAGAAGGTGGCTATGTCAGAAGAAATTTTTGGCATTGAACCTAATACGCATGCGATCTATCTCGATGTAAAGCTGTATCTGGCTAACCAGCGCCAAGGCACGCACAAGTCTAAGGAACGTGCTGAGATTAATCACTCCACACGTAAAATCAAGCGTCAGAAGGGAACCGGCGGTGCCCGTGCAGGCAGTATTAAATCTCCTGTATTTGTAGGTGGTGGCCGTATTTTCGGACCAAGACCTCGTACCTACGGTTTTAAAATCAATAAGAAAGTAAAGTCACTGGCTCGTATTTCTGCATTCTCCGTGAAGGCAAAAGCAGACGCGATATCAGTGCTGGAAGCTTTCACTTTTGATGCTCCTAAAACTAAATCGTATCTGAATGTTCTGACTTCACTTTCATTGGTGAATACCAAAACATTGTTGATCCTGCCAGCTATTGACAGTAATGTATATCTGTCGAGCCGTAACATTCCAAAAGCGAAAGTTACAACGGTTGATGCAGTGAATACATACGACCTGATGAATGCAGACCGTCTTTTGATAAGTGAATCTGCGCTGTCTATTTTGGAAACCCAATTGAACAAATAA
- the rplW gene encoding 50S ribosomal protein L23 codes for MSVLKRPIITEKVTAQGGQGKYAFEVSLTANKVEIKKAIEKLFGVTVESVHTMRSIGKSKSRTSGGKFVSGKTSTIKKAIVTVAEGEIIDIYGEA; via the coding sequence ATGAGTGTACTGAAACGTCCGATCATAACCGAAAAGGTAACGGCTCAGGGTGGTCAAGGAAAATATGCCTTCGAAGTATCTCTTACAGCTAACAAAGTAGAGATCAAGAAAGCTATTGAAAAACTGTTCGGGGTTACCGTAGAAAGCGTTCACACAATGCGTAGCATTGGTAAAAGCAAATCCCGTACTTCGGGAGGAAAATTTGTAAGTGGAAAAACATCAACTATCAAGAAAGCTATCGTAACAGTAGCGGAAGGCGAGATCATCGATATCTACGGTGAAGCATAA
- the rplB gene encoding 50S ribosomal protein L2, producing the protein MAVKKLKPTSAGQRFRSAPTFEEITAAKPEKSLLETIKRTGGRNSSGHRTMRHIGGGHKRKYRVIDFKRNRFDAPATVLTIEYDPNRSARIALVQYQDDEKRYIIAPNGLKVGQVIVSGSAVAPEVGNALPLGSMPIGTIVHNVELTPGKGGQFARSAGAYAQLVAREGKYAVLKMPSGEMRMILSTCIATVGTVSNSSHMNVSLGKAGRRRWLGRRPRVRGVAMNPVDHPMGGGEGRSSGGQPRSRNGQFSKGLKTRDRNKHSEKLIISRRKK; encoded by the coding sequence ATGGCAGTTAAAAAATTAAAACCGACAAGTGCTGGTCAGCGTTTTCGCTCGGCTCCTACGTTCGAGGAGATCACAGCAGCGAAACCTGAAAAGAGTCTTCTGGAAACGATCAAAAGAACAGGTGGTCGTAACAGTTCAGGACATCGTACCATGCGCCATATTGGAGGCGGGCATAAAAGAAAGTATCGTGTAATTGATTTCAAAAGAAATCGTTTCGATGCGCCGGCAACCGTACTTACTATAGAATACGATCCGAACCGTTCAGCACGTATTGCGCTGGTTCAGTATCAGGACGACGAAAAGCGTTATATCATTGCTCCTAATGGCTTAAAAGTAGGACAGGTAATTGTATCTGGTTCTGCTGTGGCTCCTGAGGTAGGGAATGCCCTTCCACTGGGATCTATGCCGATAGGTACCATAGTGCATAACGTTGAACTCACTCCCGGAAAAGGAGGTCAGTTTGCAAGAAGTGCAGGAGCTTATGCTCAGTTAGTAGCGCGTGAAGGCAAATATGCCGTTCTTAAAATGCCTTCGGGTGAAATGAGGATGATCCTTTCAACCTGCATCGCTACGGTTGGAACGGTTTCCAACTCAAGCCACATGAATGTTTCGCTTGGAAAAGCAGGACGCAGACGCTGGTTGGGACGTCGCCCCCGCGTACGTGGTGTTGCCATGAACCCGGTGGATCACCCCATGGGTGGTGGTGAAGGCCGCTCCTCAGGAGGGCAGCCCCGGTCAAGAAACGGACAGTTCTCGAAAGGACTTAAAACCCGTGACCGCAACAAGCATTCTGAGAAATTGATTATCAGCCGTCGTAAAAAATAA
- the rpsS gene encoding 30S ribosomal protein S19, with protein MARSLKKGPYIDFRLENKVTAMNSASRKSVIKTWSRRSMISPDFIGHTFAVHNGNKFIPVYVTENMVGHKLGEFSPTRNFRGHTAKKDKGRK; from the coding sequence ATGGCACGCTCATTAAAAAAAGGACCATATATAGACTTCCGTCTGGAGAACAAAGTTACGGCGATGAACAGTGCGTCCCGTAAATCTGTGATCAAGACCTGGTCGCGCCGCTCAATGATCTCTCCCGATTTCATAGGGCATACCTTTGCGGTGCATAACGGTAACAAGTTTATACCGGTTTATGTAACGGAGAACATGGTTGGACACAAGCTGGGTGAATTTTCACCAACACGGAATTTCCGCGGTCACACTGCGAAAAAAGATAAAGGAAGAAAATAA
- the rplV gene encoding 50S ribosomal protein L22 has product MEARAILRNVPTSPRKMRLLADMIRGQKVSKALALLKFQPRASSPVLHKVLLSAVANWQQLNEDAKLEDADLIVKTVFIDGGRMLKRLRPAPQGRAHRIRKRSNHITIVIDDEAAQASAEKTVITES; this is encoded by the coding sequence ATGGAAGCAAGAGCTATATTAAGAAATGTGCCTACTTCTCCTCGCAAGATGAGATTGCTGGCCGACATGATTCGCGGACAAAAGGTCAGCAAAGCGTTGGCGTTACTGAAATTTCAGCCAAGAGCTTCTTCACCTGTTTTGCATAAAGTTTTACTTTCAGCGGTAGCCAACTGGCAGCAGCTGAATGAGGATGCAAAACTTGAAGATGCAGACCTGATTGTAAAAACCGTTTTTATTGACGGTGGACGTATGTTGAAGCGTTTGCGTCCTGCGCCCCAGGGAAGGGCTCACAGAATTCGTAAGCGTTCTAATCACATCACAATCGTGATTGATGATGAAGCGGCACAGGCAAGCGCAGAAAAAACAGTTATCACCGAATCATAA
- the rpsC gene encoding 30S ribosomal protein S3, whose protein sequence is MGQKVNPIGLRLGIVRGWESSWYGGKDFSDKLVEDEKIRNYIKARIPKGSISKVVIERTLKRITLTIHTARPGIVIGKGGSEVDKIKEELKKITGKDVQINIYEIKRPEIDAKLVGEAIAQQLQARISYRRAMKQAIASAMRVGTQGIKVRLGGRLGGAEMARTEEYKEGRIPLHTLRADIDYAISEAQTIYGKIGIKVWIFKGELYGKRDLTPSAATAAADRNDRGGNERGGTGGGNDRGGRGDRRGGRGNDRGGEGGGNPGGGGDADRRKRNKNKKK, encoded by the coding sequence ATGGGACAAAAGGTTAATCCTATAGGTCTGAGACTTGGGATTGTCAGAGGTTGGGAATCAAGTTGGTACGGAGGGAAAGATTTCTCGGACAAACTGGTTGAAGACGAAAAAATTCGTAACTACATTAAGGCACGTATCCCCAAAGGATCTATCTCCAAAGTAGTTATTGAGCGTACATTAAAGCGCATCACTTTAACGATACACACGGCTCGTCCGGGTATTGTAATCGGAAAAGGTGGTAGTGAAGTTGATAAAATCAAAGAAGAGCTTAAAAAGATTACAGGAAAGGATGTTCAGATTAACATCTACGAAATCAAACGTCCTGAAATCGACGCGAAGCTGGTAGGTGAGGCAATCGCTCAGCAATTGCAGGCTCGTATATCTTACCGTCGTGCCATGAAGCAGGCAATTGCTTCTGCTATGAGAGTAGGAACACAAGGTATCAAAGTTCGTTTGGGTGGTCGTTTGGGCGGAGCTGAAATGGCGCGTACCGAAGAGTACAAAGAGGGCCGTATTCCCTTGCATACTTTGAGAGCGGATATCGACTACGCGATTTCTGAAGCACAAACGATCTACGGTAAAATTGGTATCAAGGTTTGGATCTTCAAAGGCGAACTTTACGGTAAACGTGATCTTACGCCAAGTGCTGCAACAGCTGCTGCTGACAGGAATGACCGCGGCGGAAATGAAAGAGGCGGCACAGGTGGTGGTAACGACCGCGGCGGAAGAGGAGACAGAAGAGGCGGACGTGGCAATGATCGTGGCGGAGAAGGCGGTGGAAACCCCGGCGGAGGTGGTGACGCAGATCGTCGCAAAAGAAATAAAAATAAGAAGAAGTAA
- the rplP gene encoding 50S ribosomal protein L16 — protein sequence MLQPKRTKFRKQQKNKGAEKGLATRGAEIAFGSFAIKSLEPGWLTARQIEAARISVTRAMKREGQVWIRVFPDKPITKKPAEVRMGKGKGAPEYWVAPIKPGTIIFEATGVPLETANEALRLAAQKLPIKTKFVVRRDYQE from the coding sequence ATGTTACAGCCGAAAAGAACAAAATTTCGCAAGCAACAAAAAAACAAAGGAGCTGAAAAAGGCCTTGCCACGCGTGGTGCTGAAATCGCCTTTGGATCCTTTGCGATCAAGTCGCTTGAACCAGGCTGGCTAACAGCACGTCAGATTGAAGCAGCGCGTATTTCAGTGACGCGGGCTATGAAACGTGAAGGCCAGGTGTGGATTCGTGTTTTCCCTGACAAGCCCATTACAAAGAAACCTGCAGAGGTTCGTATGGGTAAAGGAAAGGGTGCCCCCGAATATTGGGTAGCTCCGATCAAGCCGGGAACAATTATCTTCGAAGCAACCGGTGTTCCACTGGAAACTGCCAACGAAGCATTGCGTTTGGCTGCACAAAAGTTGCCAATTAAAACAAAGTTTGTGGTTCGTCGGGATTACCAGGAATAG
- the rpmC gene encoding 50S ribosomal protein L29: MTSKEIKGLSQDQLKEQIAQERERLLRLKFAHAISPIENPLRIRASRKEIAKLLTELSAKSNQQ; the protein is encoded by the coding sequence ATGACTAGTAAAGAAATTAAAGGTCTGTCACAGGATCAACTGAAAGAGCAGATCGCCCAGGAAAGAGAGCGCTTATTACGGTTGAAATTTGCGCATGCGATTTCTCCAATCGAAAACCCTTTGCGTATTCGTGCTTCTCGTAAGGAAATTGCAAAACTCTTAACCGAGCTGTCGGCTAAAAGTAACCAACAGTAA
- the rpsQ gene encoding 30S ribosomal protein S17 — protein sequence MEATERNLRKERIGKVVSNKMDKSCVITVERKVKHAMYGKFMTKTTKLMVHDETNQVGIGDTIKVMETRPLSKNKRWRLVEILEKAK from the coding sequence ATGGAGGCAACAGAAAGAAACTTACGTAAAGAAAGAATAGGTAAAGTGGTGAGCAACAAAATGGATAAATCCTGTGTGATCACCGTTGAGCGTAAAGTAAAGCACGCAATGTATGGTAAGTTTATGACTAAAACGACCAAGTTGATGGTGCATGACGAAACTAACCAGGTAGGTATCGGTGATACGATCAAGGTTATGGAAACACGTCCGCTTAGCAAAAATAAGCGTTGGAGATTAGTAGAAATCCTTGAAAAAGCTAAGTAA
- the rplN gene encoding 50S ribosomal protein L14, with the protein MVQQESRLSVADNSGAKEVLVIRVLGGTGKRYASVGDKIVVTVKSALSSSNMKKGTVSKAVVVRTKKEVRRKDGTYIRFEDNAAVLLNNNDEPRGSRIFGPVARELREKQFMKIVSLAPEVL; encoded by the coding sequence ATGGTACAGCAAGAATCAAGACTGTCGGTAGCAGATAACAGTGGAGCAAAGGAAGTACTCGTAATACGAGTGCTCGGCGGAACTGGAAAACGCTATGCTTCAGTAGGCGACAAGATTGTCGTAACAGTAAAATCGGCTCTGTCTTCGAGCAATATGAAAAAAGGAACGGTATCTAAGGCCGTAGTGGTACGCACCAAAAAGGAAGTACGCCGCAAAGATGGTACCTATATTCGTTTTGAAGATAATGCTGCTGTTTTGTTAAACAACAACGATGAGCCACGTGGTTCACGTATCTTCGGACCAGTTGCCCGCGAATTGCGCGAAAAGCAATTTATGAAGATCGTGTCTCTGGCGCCGGAAGTGTTGTAA
- the rplX gene encoding 50S ribosomal protein L24, whose product MESKSKNAPAKLHLRSGDTVKVISGNAKGETGVVKKILVDKLRATVEGVNMITKHVKPNAQNPQGSIEKLEGSIHISNLQVVDPKTGEPTRTGRKLNDKGKLQRFAKKSGNFI is encoded by the coding sequence ATGGAAAGCAAAAGTAAAAATGCACCTGCAAAACTTCACCTGCGTAGCGGAGACACCGTAAAGGTTATCTCTGGTAACGCTAAGGGAGAAACAGGCGTTGTAAAAAAGATCCTTGTTGACAAGTTAAGAGCTACTGTTGAAGGCGTAAACATGATCACAAAACATGTGAAACCTAATGCTCAGAACCCTCAGGGAAGTATAGAAAAGCTGGAAGGAAGTATCCATATCAGCAATCTGCAGGTGGTAGATCCGAAAACAGGAGAGCCAACCAGGACAGGACGTAAATTGAACGATAAAGGTAAATTGCAGCGCTTTGCTAAAAAGTCCGGCAACTTTATATAA
- the rplE gene encoding 50S ribosomal protein L5: MAKPRLKEKYETEVVGQLKDKFQFKSIMQVPRLKKIVINKGIGAAVADKKLVDVGVDELTLITGQKAVATISKKAVSNFKLRENMPIGAKVTLRGDRMYEFLDRLTAIAMPRVRDFKGISDKGFDGRGNYTFGVKEQIIFPEISIEKVSKITGMDITFVTSTDSDEESYELLKALGMPFTNANK; this comes from the coding sequence ATGGCAAAGCCGAGATTAAAAGAAAAATACGAAACAGAGGTTGTTGGACAGCTGAAAGATAAATTTCAGTTTAAATCTATCATGCAGGTTCCACGTCTTAAGAAAATTGTAATCAATAAAGGAATTGGAGCTGCGGTTGCAGACAAGAAATTGGTGGATGTTGGTGTAGATGAGCTTACCCTGATCACAGGACAAAAAGCAGTTGCAACCATTTCGAAAAAGGCGGTTTCTAACTTCAAATTGCGTGAAAATATGCCAATTGGTGCAAAAGTAACGCTTCGTGGAGACCGTATGTATGAGTTCCTTGACCGTTTGACGGCCATTGCAATGCCACGTGTACGTGACTTCAAGGGTATCAGCGACAAAGGATTCGATGGACGTGGAAATTATACGTTTGGTGTGAAAGAGCAGATTATCTTTCCTGAAATCAGTATCGAAAAGGTAAGCAAGATTACAGGTATGGACATCACATTCGTTACATCTACGGATTCGGATGAAGAGAGCTACGAATTATTGAAAGCTCTTGGTATGCCTTTCACAAACGCGAATAAATAA
- the rpsN gene encoding 30S ribosomal protein S14 translates to MAKESVKARDRKKQALVARYAEKRKKLKEAGDWVGLDKLPRNSSPVRLHNRCKITGRPRGYMRKFGISRVLFRDMASDGKIPGVTKSSW, encoded by the coding sequence ATGGCAAAAGAATCAGTAAAAGCACGGGACAGAAAGAAACAAGCACTCGTTGCAAGGTATGCTGAAAAGCGCAAGAAGTTGAAAGAAGCTGGTGACTGGGTAGGATTAGATAAATTACCCAGGAATTCATCCCCCGTTCGTCTGCACAATCGCTGTAAGATTACCGGAAGACCAAGGGGATATATGAGAAAATTCGGTATATCAAGGGTTTTGTTCAGGGATATGGCCTCAGATGGTAAAATTCCCGGAGTTACAAAATCAAGTTGGTAA
- the rpsH gene encoding 30S ribosomal protein S8, with amino-acid sequence MLTDPIADYLTRLRNAIKAKHRVVEIPASNIKKEITKVLFDKGYIQSYKFDETGPQGTIKIALKYNPVTKQSAIVKLERVSKPGLRKYAGSSTLPRVLGGLGTVIISTSKGVMTDKEAKTLNVGGEVLCFVY; translated from the coding sequence ATGTTAACGGATCCCATAGCAGATTATCTAACCAGACTCAGAAACGCAATTAAAGCGAAACATCGGGTTGTAGAGATACCTGCGTCCAACATAAAAAAAGAAATAACGAAAGTACTTTTTGATAAAGGGTACATTCAGAGTTATAAATTCGATGAAACCGGTCCTCAGGGTACAATTAAAATAGCCTTGAAGTATAATCCTGTTACGAAGCAGTCTGCAATTGTTAAATTGGAGAGGGTAAGTAAGCCAGGTCTTCGTAAGTATGCGGGTTCATCTACACTCCCACGGGTTTTAGGCGGTTTAGGTACTGTAATTATCTCGACATCAAAAGGCGTGATGACAGATAAGGAGGCCAAAACATTAAACGTAGGTGGTGAAGTGTTATGTTTCGTGTATTAA
- the rplF gene encoding 50S ribosomal protein L6 — MSRIGNKVIVLPAGISVNVADDNVVSVKGPKGTLTQAVDADIIVEVEGTELKVKRPTEQKRHKALHGLYRSLINNMVIGVNEGYKRELEIIGVGYKATSANNVLELQLGYSHNIFMAIPEEIKVTTTSEKGQNPKVILEGIDKELIGSVAAKIKSLRKVEPYKGKGIRFVGEVVRRKAGKSASKK, encoded by the coding sequence ATGTCACGGATAGGAAATAAAGTTATTGTTTTACCGGCAGGGATATCTGTTAATGTAGCAGATGACAATGTGGTGTCGGTAAAAGGGCCTAAGGGTACGTTGACCCAGGCTGTTGATGCGGATATAATTGTTGAAGTAGAAGGAACAGAGCTTAAAGTGAAACGCCCAACGGAACAAAAACGTCACAAAGCGCTACACGGTCTGTATCGTTCACTGATCAATAATATGGTGATCGGAGTAAACGAAGGTTACAAAAGAGAGTTGGAGATTATTGGTGTAGGTTACAAGGCAACATCAGCAAACAATGTGCTGGAATTGCAACTTGGTTATTCGCACAATATTTTCATGGCGATTCCGGAGGAGATCAAAGTGACCACGACCTCAGAAAAGGGTCAGAATCCAAAGGTAATCCTGGAAGGTATCGACAAAGAATTGATAGGTTCCGTTGCAGCTAAAATCAAGTCACTGCGTAAAGTAGAGCCATATAAAGGAAAAGGTATTCGCTTTGTAGGTGAAGTTGTACGTCGTAAGGCTGGTAAATCGGCTTCTAAGAAATAG